Proteins encoded by one window of Bacteroidota bacterium:
- a CDS encoding type II restriction endonuclease subunit M gives MEIFVEAMALPPMNLACSGVAPQGKVEDWVQLVSKVEPIQERSRMENGMRALFQLFQKAPELGSLLDPSTVKADLLIASFDELRPQLMKALGAEADADRAEQGVMAAGIAMAGMILSKRYVLQITNVPYLSRGKQEETIAKYCKEHFPSSSGDLATVFLEKMLQSNTLGGISCCVTLQNWLFLGSYKKFREGLLSKSSWNFVAKLGAKAFQTPMWDFNVMLTIIQNKRPSNSHSFSGLDASTCQTAETKYIGLKFESVREMNQAEQMNNPDSRIAFEEVQTNTPLGDFAQCYQGLRTGDKDRFFRSFWEVNMGNGWDFIRTTNSTLLPIGGMSEVIFWEEGLGQLHQFASENRNKLHDMHESGNSAWGRRGVIINEQANLKASLFFGEKFDA, from the coding sequence GGCCTGCAGCGGAGTGGCGCCACAAGGCAAAGTCGAGGATTGGGTGCAATTGGTAAGCAAGGTTGAACCCATACAGGAACGCAGTCGCATGGAAAATGGAATGCGTGCTTTGTTTCAGTTGTTTCAGAAGGCTCCGGAATTGGGGAGCCTGCTTGATCCCTCGACGGTCAAAGCTGACTTGCTCATTGCAAGCTTCGACGAGTTGCGGCCACAATTGATGAAAGCCTTGGGTGCTGAAGCAGATGCAGATCGTGCCGAGCAAGGCGTGATGGCAGCAGGAATTGCCATGGCGGGGATGATTCTCTCCAAGCGGTATGTGTTGCAAATCACCAATGTACCTTATCTCTCGCGTGGGAAGCAGGAGGAGACGATTGCCAAATATTGCAAAGAGCATTTTCCTTCGTCTAGCGGAGACTTGGCAACTGTTTTTCTGGAAAAAATGCTGCAAAGCAATACGTTAGGTGGCATTTCCTGCTGTGTCACCCTACAGAATTGGTTGTTTCTTGGGTCTTACAAAAAATTCAGAGAAGGTCTCCTTTCGAAAAGTTCTTGGAATTTTGTTGCAAAATTGGGAGCAAAAGCCTTCCAGACTCCAATGTGGGATTTTAACGTGATGCTTACAATCATTCAAAATAAAAGGCCATCGAATTCGCATAGTTTTTCAGGCTTAGATGCAAGCACATGTCAGACTGCTGAGACAAAGTACATCGGACTTAAATTTGAAAGTGTTCGAGAAATGAACCAAGCAGAACAAATGAATAACCCAGACTCAAGAATTGCATTCGAAGAGGTTCAAACGAATACTCCATTGGGGGACTTTGCCCAATGCTATCAAGGTCTTCGAACAGGCGATAAGGATCGGTTTTTTAGATCCTTTTGGGAGGTCAATATGGGGAACGGATGGGATTTCATACGAACGACGAATAGCACATTACTTCCGATTGGTGGCATGAGTGAGGTAATATTTTGGGAAGAGGGGTTAGGCCAATTACACCAATTTGCAAGCGAGAATAGAAACAAATTGCATGATATGCATGAATCTGGTAACTCGGCTTGGGGTAGGAGAGGTGTAATAATAAACGAGCAAGCTAATTTGAAAGCAAGTCTATTTTTCGGCGAAAAGTTTGATGCTAG